The genomic segment cagaggagagcaataaaaatgattaaaggtttagaaaacctgacctatgagtaaagatttttaaaaatgagcatatttagtcttgagaacagaagactgaggggtGACCTGAAAATAGTCTTTcaatgttaagagctgttataaaggggatggtgaacaatttttctccatgtccactgaaggtagcacatgaagtgatgggcttaatctgtagcaaaaaagatttagaaagtttttcctaatatctcacctaaataTAAGGGTTATTAAGCTCTTCaattggcttccaagggaggtcgaGGAGTCCCTATCATcggaagctttttaaaaaaaaaaaaaaagttggacaaacacctgtcagggatggtctaggtttacttggtccgcTGGctacagagcagggggctggacttgatggtcCCTTCCAGACCACCCCTGCATTTCTACAGTTCTAtgagaaagggttttttttccctctaggTTTTTTTGTTGGGCTTTGAcaatgctcctcctgctgcccagcaTGATTGACGAACACCTGTTCTGCAACTCTCCTTCATTTCTGCCTGGCAGCCAAAGGActcattatttcttttaaaagtgagCAGAGGCACTTGATTAACAattccactttttattttttaagattatAAATTTAACTGATGGGTTTGTCTTGGCTATTTGAAGAGcaagatttttttccttatttcagAATCGGTAAGGGTTCGGAGTGGACTTCAGTACAGGTTAGGTTTCAGATGGGTTTAgtttcccttcctgcagctgggctATTACTATTCCTTCTTGCATATTATTAAAAATCCTTCTGATTAGCTGATGGCCCAGGTAAGAGAGAGGGAGCTTTAAATTATGGGAAGAACATTTCTTGTCCTGCAGCATTTAGAAAGACAATTTCACTTTCTTTTGGAAGTCAAGGATGTTGTTCCCCTGAGCAAACAGCATCCGCACCCCACTGCGAATCATAGCCCTAGGGGTGTGAGTCAGATATATAAGGGTGGTGGTGTGTGGAGATAAGGGATACATGGGGAGGTATGTGTgagagtcggggggggggcagggggagtgcaATAAACAAGTCTCATCACAACACGGGAATCTTATGCCTGGAACATGTGTAGACCAAGAGGCTGAGATAAGATTTCATTCTCTGCTTTAATAACTAACTATTGCAGGTCCTCATTACAGGGCCactcctgcctgccctgaccctttGAGATTCATGGGTCTCAATAGAGGTCTTATACACATGACCCATTCCTAGGTGTTGtgtcctgtgtggattctctgatgtgtaatgAGGTTTGAGCTTTCACTGAAGCCTTTCCCACATTTAGCTcacttatagggtctctctccgcCACATGGGTTCTCTGATGCTTAATTAGGGTTGATTTCCGACTGAAGGTTTTCCCGCAGTCGGGGCagttatagggtctctctcctgtgtggattctctgatgttgaaTAAGGTTGGAACTTTGACTGAAGCTTTTTCTGCACTCATTGCATTTGTAGGGTCTGTCCTCAAGGTGGGTGCTCTGATGATTACAAAGGGCTGAGCTGCTacagaaacttttcccacagtgaagacattcatagggtctctctccactgtggattctctgatgtttccTAAGGGCTGAGCTCgcattgaagcttttcccacatgcGGGGCATTTAAAGGGTTTCTCAGCCATGTGGATTCTCTTGTGAGTAACAAGAGTTGACTTCAGTCTGAAGCTTTCCCCGCAGTCAGGGCAATTATAGAGTCTCTCTCCCATGTGAATTCTCTGATGTGTATAAAGGTTTGAGCTTtgactaaagcttttcccacattcactgCATTTgaagggtttctctcctgtgtgggttctctggtgaCTAGTAAGGTGTGCACTGTGAccgaagtttttcccacactcagcgcAGGTATAGGGTTTCTCTtgtgtgtggattctctgatgtgatAGAAGGGTCGATCTAcgactgaagcttttcctgcaCTCGAGACATTCaaagggtttctctcccgtgtggattctctgatgtgacAGAAGGTTTGaactctgattgaagcttttcccg from the Chelonia mydas isolate rCheMyd1 chromosome 14, rCheMyd1.pri.v2, whole genome shotgun sequence genome contains:
- the LOC102941612 gene encoding zinc finger protein 436 isoform X2, whose product is MAAAEPVTFEEVAVYFSEEEWALLDVGQRALYRDVMQENYETVTSLGFPVSKPDVISLLERGERLCVSDLRDYEEREILRDPHTGDGMVNEEENPQQESPKRVEPQGMVSGRSDVSQSPEQGEACEIQHRPERKQGNYSEERLGKSTHKSRGIKKIKETVQQRIRTGENPYSCGDCGKSFSQSLTLIHHQRIHMGEKPYKCNECGKSFSVSSKFLLHQRTHTGERPYDCPVCGKSFSVSSNLIQHQRIHTGEKPYKCPDCGKSFNQSSNLLSHQRIHTGEKPFECLECRKSFSRRSTLLSHQRIHTQEKPYTCAECGKNFGHSAHLTSHQRTHTGEKPFKCSECGKSFSQSSNLYTHQRIHMGERLYNCPDCGESFRLKSTLVTHKRIHMAEKPFKCPACGKSFNASSALRKHQRIHSGERPYECLHCGKSFCSSSALCNHQSTHLEDRPYKCNECRKSFSQSSNLIQHQRIHTGERPYNCPDCGKTFSRKSTLIKHQRTHVAERDPISELNVGKASVKAQTSLHIRESTQDTTPRNGSCV
- the LOC102941612 gene encoding zinc finger protein 501 isoform X3 encodes the protein MVNEEENPQQESPKRVEPQGMVSGRSDVSQSPEQGEACEIQHRPERKQGNYSEERLGKSTHKSRGIKKIKETVQQRIRTGENPYSCGDCGKSFSQSLTLIHHQRIHMGEKPYKCNECGKSFSVSSKFLLHQRTHTGERPYDCPVCGKSFSVSSNLIQHQRIHTGEKPYKCPDCGKSFNQSSNLLSHQRIHTGEKPFECLECRKSFSRRSTLLSHQRIHTQEKPYTCAECGKNFGHSAHLTSHQRTHTGEKPFKCSECGKSFSQSSNLYTHQRIHMGERLYNCPDCGESFRLKSTLVTHKRIHMAEKPFKCPACGKSFNASSALRKHQRIHSGERPYECLHCGKSFCSSSALCNHQSTHLEDRPYKCNECRKSFSQSSNLIQHQRIHTGERPYNCPDCGKTFSRKSTLIKHQRTHVAERDPISELNVGKASVKAQTSLHIRESTQDTTPRNGSCV
- the LOC102941612 gene encoding zinc finger protein 436 isoform X1 gives rise to the protein MAAAEPVTFEEVAVYFSEEEWALLDVGQRALYRDVMQENYETVTSLGFPVSKPDVISLLERGERLCVSDLRDYEEREILRDPHTAGDGMVNEEENPQQESPKRVEPQGMVSGRSDVSQSPEQGEACEIQHRPERKQGNYSEERLGKSTHKSRGIKKIKETVQQRIRTGENPYSCGDCGKSFSQSLTLIHHQRIHMGEKPYKCNECGKSFSVSSKFLLHQRTHTGERPYDCPVCGKSFSVSSNLIQHQRIHTGEKPYKCPDCGKSFNQSSNLLSHQRIHTGEKPFECLECRKSFSRRSTLLSHQRIHTQEKPYTCAECGKNFGHSAHLTSHQRTHTGEKPFKCSECGKSFSQSSNLYTHQRIHMGERLYNCPDCGESFRLKSTLVTHKRIHMAEKPFKCPACGKSFNASSALRKHQRIHSGERPYECLHCGKSFCSSSALCNHQSTHLEDRPYKCNECRKSFSQSSNLIQHQRIHTGERPYNCPDCGKTFSRKSTLIKHQRTHVAERDPISELNVGKASVKAQTSLHIRESTQDTTPRNGSCV